From the Syntrophales bacterium genome, one window contains:
- a CDS encoding cyclic nucleotide-binding domain-containing protein translates to MNIKLMFCAEGRNIAMYITTAEETYQDGQIIVEEGSHGDWIYVVESGSVEILKKVGDKEVVIETLKEGEVFGELGYIAKVPRIATVKAVGETTVGILDRRFLDAEFNKLSSDFQTILRTLSLRLEKTTRIAAETILRRQDQRVYKVLELQFKSKEELVKAYSGNVSSGGLFMDTEEPLLQGERFMLNLFLPNDLEALEIECEVSWNRLVTGDPRMRPVGMGVKFVKISHDHLRKLTENLKTDG, encoded by the coding sequence TTGAACATTAAACTAATGTTTTGTGCGGAAGGAAGGAACATTGCCATGTATATAACGACGGCGGAAGAAACGTATCAGGACGGACAGATCATTGTTGAAGAGGGCAGTCACGGGGACTGGATCTATGTCGTTGAGTCCGGATCGGTCGAGATCTTAAAAAAAGTCGGGGATAAAGAGGTGGTTATCGAGACGCTTAAGGAAGGAGAGGTCTTCGGAGAACTGGGTTATATTGCGAAAGTACCGCGAATCGCTACGGTCAAGGCAGTGGGTGAAACAACCGTTGGGATCCTGGACCGAAGATTTCTGGATGCGGAATTCAACAAGCTTTCGAGTGATTTTCAGACTATACTGAGGACGTTGTCTTTAAGGCTTGAAAAAACGACCAGAATTGCAGCTGAAACAATATTACGCCGGCAGGATCAACGTGTATATAAAGTTCTGGAGCTTCAATTTAAAAGCAAAGAAGAGCTGGTCAAGGCATATTCTGGAAATGTCAGCTCAGGAGGACTCTTTATGGATACGGAAGAGCCCCTGTTACAAGGTGAACGTTTTATGTTAAATCTTTTCCTGCCAAATGATCTGGAAGCACTGGAAATCGAGTGCGAAGTTTCCTGGAATAGACTCGTTACTGGAGATCCCAGGATGCGACCCGTTGGGATGGGAGTGAAGTTTGTTAAGATCAGTCATGACCATCTGCGTAAATTAACGGAAAATTTAAAAACAGATGGTTGA
- a CDS encoding type VI secretion system contractile sheath large subunit: MLNFKIILLCKKFRTEKLSLIAIGGKMNMQNIPFTILAMTPVSPVSDVYNKSHLTSLDMFTLNEAMENIDPRLFVPVPQELCPEGALTIRLKSIKDFKPDSLIKNNEYLKNVYEAGSFIEQAVSDGLSAPTIAERLKADWPFLPFDIDAGTPHKPPVKQTGMVDNILNMVATPDSPDSSTTDTGRPHQWKARIDSLLASLLESIFNNEDFRTCEAAWRGIELLLKQGQVKEGEGVRLKIMPINPKNLESVLEKIIDELVTDLPNLVLIDLPFDSFPKSTDLLKKVAVFADTMLVPTLCWIDARFFHLNNWSDLKKVSYLKHYLEDASYAKWRKLKELPGADWLSFTCNRFLTRSPYGPNNKPGTVFFQEKDPLWISPIWALGALTAQSIATFGWPCRFTDYTSISLKDLAVIDSGNTLPSPTEMVLSEDRLMEFIEIGITPLQGVAGKDMAFTPRETTLGGGSLKYQLFTSRILTFLWWYRDNVDEEKMSDDLCTSIKDALRLFWQETGHSPPEDLEITAEETAECKPVNIRIGMTPPASILPGGQRLEMTFLW, from the coding sequence TTGTTAAATTTCAAGATAATTCTGTTATGCAAGAAATTCCGAACAGAGAAGCTCTCTTTAATAGCCATAGGAGGTAAGATGAATATGCAAAATATCCCTTTTACAATTCTGGCCATGACGCCCGTCAGTCCGGTGTCCGATGTTTACAACAAATCGCACCTGACCAGTCTGGATATGTTTACCCTCAATGAAGCCATGGAAAACATTGACCCACGTCTTTTCGTGCCTGTACCCCAAGAATTGTGTCCCGAGGGTGCACTGACCATTCGCCTGAAAAGCATCAAGGATTTCAAGCCGGATTCATTGATCAAAAACAACGAGTACCTCAAGAATGTTTATGAAGCCGGCTCTTTCATCGAGCAGGCCGTATCCGATGGACTCTCTGCCCCGACTATAGCTGAGAGGCTTAAAGCAGACTGGCCATTCTTGCCTTTTGATATAGATGCAGGCACTCCCCATAAGCCCCCCGTGAAACAGACCGGCATGGTTGATAATATTTTGAACATGGTGGCCACACCGGACAGCCCTGACTCATCGACTACGGATACCGGCAGACCACATCAATGGAAGGCACGGATTGACAGTCTGCTCGCTTCTCTTCTCGAATCCATCTTCAACAATGAAGATTTTAGAACCTGTGAAGCCGCATGGCGCGGCATTGAACTCCTGTTAAAACAAGGCCAGGTAAAAGAAGGTGAAGGCGTGCGGCTGAAAATAATGCCGATCAATCCGAAGAACCTTGAAAGTGTGCTGGAAAAAATAATCGATGAGTTGGTAACCGATTTGCCCAATCTTGTACTCATTGACCTGCCGTTCGACAGTTTCCCTAAAAGCACAGACCTTCTTAAAAAAGTAGCTGTGTTTGCGGATACCATGCTTGTACCGACACTGTGCTGGATCGACGCCCGGTTTTTTCATCTGAATAACTGGAGCGATCTCAAAAAAGTGTCCTATCTCAAACATTATCTTGAGGATGCATCCTATGCAAAATGGAGAAAGTTGAAAGAGCTGCCCGGCGCCGATTGGCTCAGCTTCACCTGTAACCGGTTTCTGACCCGTTCCCCGTACGGCCCCAACAATAAACCAGGCACCGTTTTTTTTCAGGAAAAGGATCCTCTATGGATCAGTCCGATCTGGGCATTGGGGGCCCTGACTGCCCAAAGTATAGCTACTTTCGGCTGGCCATGCCGTTTTACCGACTATACGAGTATCAGCCTGAAAGATTTAGCTGTCATCGACTCCGGCAATACCCTGCCCTCGCCCACGGAAATGGTCCTGTCCGAAGATCGGCTTATGGAGTTCATTGAAATCGGGATTACGCCTCTGCAGGGCGTCGCGGGAAAAGATATGGCATTTACACCGAGGGAAACAACCCTGGGCGGCGGATCTCTGAAATATCAACTTTTCACATCACGGATTTTGACATTTCTCTGGTGGTACCGGGACAACGTGGATGAAGAAAAAATGAGCGACGATCTGTGTACAAGCATCAAAGATGCACTCAGGTTGTTCTGGCAAGAGACCGGACATTCCCCTCCTGAGGATCTCGAAATTACGGCCGAGGAGACGGCAGAATGTAAACCGGTAAATATCAGAATAGGAATGACACCGCCCGCGTCTATTCTGCCCGGGGGGCAAAGACTGGAAATGACTTTTCTCTGGTAA